TGAAGGAAATTTCAAAACCTGATACTACATCAAAAAAGGCTTTGGGGTACATACTCCAAAGCCTTCTTTATTTACTATCTACCACAACAGTGTTTGTATTTCTTCCCGCTTCCGCACGGACAAGGATCATTTCTACCGATCGCTTCCCTTTTACTTTTTCTACTACTCTTCTTCTGCATATCCAACTGCTGGGCAAAAATCTTTTCCAGCTTTGCATACAGCTTAGGATGCTTTTTCTTTAGTAACATCGGACGTTCAAAGAAATATTCAGAAGCGACTGTCAAAAACTCCACTTCACTACTTCCACCATAGGGATTGATATCAGACGCACCCTGATGAATATCGTTGATTTTCTCATGCATCAAATGCATCCAAGGCAGGGTATAACTCTTTTGAAGCAGTACTTCGGGAATTCCATCCGCTTTTCCATCAGCCATGTCAATCAAGTGGACAAACTCATGGATACCTACATTCTTCTTGTCTGCATCATTCCGGAAGCCTTCCCTCAATGCTCCTTTTGAAAACAACACCTTATCTTTTAAAGCTTTGTTGCCAACCATTCCCATTACATAACCTCCTTCCACATCAGCCAGTCCAAGATGGTTCAAAGTCTTATCATACAACAAAACACTCTTCAGGTTAGGATACCACCACTCAGGATAACCAAAGATTGGAATTACGCCACTTGCAGCTACCAAAACCCTATCCAGATCTTCTACTTCTGTCTCAACCCCTTCGATTCGGACATGTGCTAAAAAGTACTGGATTCTCTTCTCGAATTGCGTTTTTAATGGTGCAGACAATTCATTATAAAAACTCACATGCTGCGTAAGTAACTTCCTCCATGTCTCTTTAAAATCTTTTTCCGCAATATTTTCCTGTATTTCAGTTTTACTGCGCTTACGTGTAAACCACCAAAAAGCCACTGCTGCCAAAGACAGTACTGCCACTAGAAAAGCCGCCATTAATAAATTTTTTTCCATGAGCGTGATATTTCTTCCTCATCACTGATAATAGTGTGAAGACAAAAATAACAATAGGCAGGAATATATTATGCTACAGGTTGCAACATCAAGTGAGAATTGAGAAACAAAAGGTCTGAAAAAAGAAAAAGGCCAAGAACAAAGTTCCGGGCCTTTAACAATTTAGCTAAAAACTAAAACCAATTAAAAAATGAGAATAACCTTTTATATTTTTAGATCCATGCAAAATGGCATGGACACATTCTTGCTTCTGTATTACTACAACCAAAATCTTACATCGTTCGTTCATCCAAGAATCTGATATTATGAACTATTAACTATATGTAAGAAACTTTGTTGTTAGTTGTCAAAGTGAATAAAAATCTTCAGTTGATACAATCAACAAATCCAATTTAAAGCATTCTCAAACAGCTTTTATTGGCTATCCAATTTTTACTCTTATGGAAATATCGCAGATCTTTTTGTATTATCCGAATACGAAAATATTAATAATATCTAACACTTTTACATATTCTTCAATATAACAGTCTGTACTCGCTCCAAATTAGATTTAATTGCAAAATTTGAAGCCACCTGTTACCCGTTTCTGTCAGTTGAAAATCAAATTGTACTTCCTGTTACAACTCAAATTAGAATTGTCTGTCAGAACTGACATTGCTTGATTTCCCCTTATTATTCAAAGAACTGCTTACTTTAATTTAATGAATTAAATTATCATTTCCGCAACAAAAATACTTTCCTTCCACAAAAAGTACTTGTGTATTCAGATAACAAACTCTATTCCATTTGAAGTGAAACTATACCAAATCCATGATTTTTTTTTGTTTTTTTAATACTTAAAGTGAATACTTTCTTCTCTTATATTCATTCAACAGTTAAAAGCCTACCTGCCAAATCTGCAAATGACAATGGCTCCTTATATTGTCTGCCTGCATAAATATTGGATTGTAAAGTCAGTAATGTCACTTTGTCATCACGGCTTTTAAGCTCTATCAGGACATTTCCATATCGCTGGTCAGCCTGCTTCAGTTCATTATACGAAACTGTAGGTTTGAGATAATGTTTTTCCACAGCCTCCACATAGCTCCCTCTATCAAAAATTCTCCTGTCTGAAATATTATTCCGATACCCTATTTCCAACATTCTGTCACGAAGAAAGTCAAAGAAGTTCCTGAAATCACTGTCACTGATAGACTGATGAGGAAAAAATGCAAACCCTCTTGAATAAGGAGTGTCCAGTACGACAGCCTTGATATCTGAATCAATTTCATTGACTTTTTTCCAATAGGCATTAGAGAACTTTTCCGTCATTCCTATATGCTGCTCACTGTACAGCCATGCCTTATAGTGCTGTTGCTCCTTGACTGACCTTTTCAACTGTTCTGTCACAACCGGCAACTTACTAGGTGTTGACTGGTTTTCTCCGTCAGGAAACAGCTTCTTTATAATTTTATCAAAAAATGACATGGCTATAATTTTATTCAATTGTTCTACATTCCTAATCAAGCCGCTAGTGCCTATAATGATTTTAAACCGCAAGGTAAGTAATACTGTTATCATATAAACAATGAACAGCCTTGCAACAATGAGATATTCTGAACACACCTCCTTAGTTTAGAGGGATTTAAGTAAAATCGCTGAGCTTTAGCAGTGTTCAGGAATTTGTACTACCTTTGTATCCGTTTTTTAATACCAAACAAGATTCATTGTAGATGGTTTAATCAATTGGCTTGTACATCCTCTCTTTTTAGAGAAGAAGGAGCAAGTTCAAACAACTTTTCCCTAAGTAAGTTGTATTGTGACGTACACTAGAGGAAAATAAAATCAGAAGCAAAGCATATAACTTATAGTCGGGCTTAGACATTACCGACTTGACATTGAATTATGGCGATTACGGAAAAAGACATTATTAAGGCATTGTCCACAGTAGAAGATCCGGACTTGAAGAAAGACCTGATCTCACTCAACATGGTGAAGGATATTGAGATTGATGGTAACCGAGTGGCATTTACGGTAGTATTGACAACTCCTGCCTGCCCACTCAAAGAACTGATCAAAAACAATTGTATAGAGGCTGTCCATAAACTGGTTTCACCAGACTTGGAGCTTGATGTACATATGACAGCAGACGTTACTTCAATCCAACCTAAAGGTCCAGTGCTTTCAGGTGTAAAGAACGTGATTGCCATTTCATCTGGTAAAGGAGGAGTTGGTAAATCTACTGTTACTGCCAACCTAGCACTTGCCCTTTCTGAAGCTGGTGCAAAAGTAGGTGTACTGGATGCTGACATTTACGGTCCTTCAGTTCCAACCATGTTCAACTGTGAAAATGCACAACCAGGTGTAACGTCAGTAAATGGTAAAAACACAATCATCCCGATTGAACAGTATGGTATTAAATTACTTTCCATTGGATTCTTAGCACCTCCACAGGATGCGGTAGTTTGGAGAGGTCCTATGGCTAGCTCCGCACTGCGTCAGTTCATCACTGACACTGACTGGGGAGAGCTGGATTACCTGCTGATCGACTTGCCTCCAGGAACGGGTGATATCCACCTGTCTTTGGTACAAACAGCTTCTGTTACAGGTGCTGTTGTTGTTACAACACCGCAAAAAGTTGCGCTATCAGATGCTATGAAGGGAATGAACATGTTTACTTCAAAATCTGTTAATGTACCGATACTGGGACTTGTTGAAAATATGGCGTACTTCACACCTGCTGAACTTCCGGAAAACAAGTATTATATCTTTGGACAAGATGGAGGTAAAAACATGGCAAGACGCTATGAGGTACCGTTCATTGGTGAAATTCCAATCGTTCAGAGTATTCGTGAAGGCGGTGACTGCGGTGTACCAGTTGTAATGGAAGATGGAAATCCTGCTGGTGATGCATTTAGAGAAATTGCCAAAGAGTTGGCTAGAAATGTTGCCATGCGTAACGCACAAGTTGCCAGCACTGAAAGAGTAGAAATCAAGACTTGGGAATAAATTACCCTTTGGAAAGGGAGTAATGAAAAAGCTCCCTTTCTAAATTTTGGTCTTTCTCGAAGGAAATGACGAAATTGCCCTTCAAGATTGAAAATATAGACGAATGACAGAAAATACAATTACAAATAGCGAACTGCTCAAGTTAGTAGAAGAGGCACTGAACACAATCAGACCGTATCTGGAAGCTGATGGAGGAAATGCCAAAGTGCTGGAAGTAACCGAAGATGGTACTGCCCGCATTGAGTTCTTGGGTGCATGCGGTTCTTGCCCAATGTCAACAATGACATTAAAAGCAGGAATTGAGCAGGCTGTGATCAATGCTGTTCCACAAATCAAGAAAGTGGAAGCAATCAATATCACAGCAATGGATGATCCTAATGCTCAACTTCCAATGTTTTAGAAAATAAGCATCTGTGGGTATTTTCAGAATACCCACTTGATTGCCTATTCTTGCTCCCTTTTATAGAAAATATAATCTGAATTAGGCGGCATTATTCCCTCTTTTTTAAGCATACTTGCTACCTGTGCCCTATGGTAGGTCGAGTGGTTAATGACGTGCATCAGAATATCCCTTGCCAAGTTTTCGAACACCTCCCCTTTACTGTTCTCATACCTGATTACTTGTTCCAGTACTCCTTCCTGACTTAAAATTCTTTGCGTATTGGTATAGTTATGTTCATTGATTCGAGCAAAGTCATGAATGCTGTGTAATTGCCATACACCGAATGTGGGACTATGTCCTTCAATTCGAGCAACCCACACTTCATGTGCATTGAAAATATGTGACATCAGTCTCACGATATCAGGGTGTATCACCTCCTCTTCTTCAATACTTTTGATAAAACGCTTATTGGCTTCATCATTATAGTTGAATAAGTCTTTCAGCAAGGTATTCATGTTGTTGTGTTTTTAGTTGATCAGGTTTTCATAATTTAGTAAAAACTCAAATTGAACACCTAAAAACCAACACAGAATGGGAAAGCAATTTTCGGAAATCAGTCCTGACCAACAAGCATTTATCAGCCAGCAGAAACTTTTCTTTGTCGGCACAGCTGCGGCAGAAGGAAGAGTCAGTGTTTCACCAAAAGGCATGGATACTTTTCGGGTTATAGACAAAAATAAAGTCGTTTGGCTCAACCTCACCGGCAGTGGCAACGAAACAGCTGCCCATCTGCAAAAAAATAACAGGATGACCATTATGTTCTGTGCATTTGAAGGCAAACCCCTCATTCTAAGACTCTATGGAAATGCTGAAATTTTTCATGATAGAGACGATACATTCCATCAGCATATCGGTTTATTCCCTAAACTTGCAGGCGCACGCCAAATCATAGTAATGGAAGTTGATTTGGTTCAAACCTCCTGTGGTTTTGCCGTTCCATTTATGGATTTTAAAGAAGAAAGAACTCAATTAAAAAACTGGGCTGAAAAACAGGGAGATGAAAAAATCAGAAACTATTGGAAAGACCGAAATACAAAAAGTATAGATGGTTTTGATACCGGAATACTTAACAATCAGCAAAGTTAAAATGACAGAAGAGCAGGAAAAAATATCCAAAATATTCGGTAATCGACTACGAACACGTGTTTGTGGCATATGTATAGAGCAAGAGAAGGTGCTAATGATCAGGCATCGCTCTGTAGGAAAAGAAGGGTACCTTTGGGCTCCTCCCGGTGGAGGGCTTGATTATGGAGAAACCATGGAAAATGCGCTCAAAAGAGAGTTTAAAGAAGAAACTGGATTGGATATAAATGTGAAGCGGTTTATGTTTGTACATGAGTTCCTGCAACCTCCCCTACATGGTATTGAGCTGTTTTTTGAAGTGGAAATAGTAGGTGGTGAGTTGCTACGAGGACATGACCCTGAAATGCAAGAAAGCGTTCAAATCATCGAGGATGTCCGCTTTATGGACATGACAGAAATTAATTCAGAAAAAGCGGACTGTGTTCACAATCTTTTTTCATTCTGTCAAACCAAAGATGAATTACTGCAAATGAATGGGTTGTACCATTTTGTCAATTAGTTTTTGACTGTCTGATCACCTTTAAGGCAATCTTTTCTCCACAGTAAGGGTGATTCTGTATAGTCCATCCAAATGAAAATTATTATCTTTGTCGCCAATGGCTAAAATTAACATTCTAAATAGCAAAAGACTGGACATCACCATCAGCAGGCTGAGCCAGCAGCTGATCGAAAACCATGGTGATTTTAAGGATTCTGTCATTGTCGGAATCCAGAAAAGCGGTGTTTTACTTGCCGAAAGAATCAAACAACGCATTAAAGAACTGGCAGACCTTGACATTCCACTCGGAAAACTGGACATCACCTTTCACAGGGATGATTTCAGAAGAAGAGACTCTCCCCTTGCTCCCAACAAAACAGAAATCCCTTTCATCATAGAAGGCAAAAATGTAATTCTGGTAGACGAC
This portion of the Limibacter armeniacum genome encodes:
- a CDS encoding zinc-dependent peptidase, producing the protein MEKNLLMAAFLVAVLSLAAVAFWWFTRKRSKTEIQENIAEKDFKETWRKLLTQHVSFYNELSAPLKTQFEKRIQYFLAHVRIEGVETEVEDLDRVLVAASGVIPIFGYPEWWYPNLKSVLLYDKTLNHLGLADVEGGYVMGMVGNKALKDKVLFSKGALREGFRNDADKKNVGIHEFVHLIDMADGKADGIPEVLLQKSYTLPWMHLMHEKINDIHQGASDINPYGGSSEVEFLTVASEYFFERPMLLKKKHPKLYAKLEKIFAQQLDMQKKSSRKSKREAIGRNDPCPCGSGKKYKHCCGR
- a CDS encoding Mrp/NBP35 family ATP-binding protein — protein: MAITEKDIIKALSTVEDPDLKKDLISLNMVKDIEIDGNRVAFTVVLTTPACPLKELIKNNCIEAVHKLVSPDLELDVHMTADVTSIQPKGPVLSGVKNVIAISSGKGGVGKSTVTANLALALSEAGAKVGVLDADIYGPSVPTMFNCENAQPGVTSVNGKNTIIPIEQYGIKLLSIGFLAPPQDAVVWRGPMASSALRQFITDTDWGELDYLLIDLPPGTGDIHLSLVQTASVTGAVVVTTPQKVALSDAMKGMNMFTSKSVNVPILGLVENMAYFTPAELPENKYYIFGQDGGKNMARRYEVPFIGEIPIVQSIREGGDCGVPVVMEDGNPAGDAFREIAKELARNVAMRNAQVASTERVEIKTWE
- a CDS encoding NifU family protein: MTENTITNSELLKLVEEALNTIRPYLEADGGNAKVLEVTEDGTARIEFLGACGSCPMSTMTLKAGIEQAVINAVPQIKKVEAINITAMDDPNAQLPMF
- a CDS encoding DinB family protein, encoding MNTLLKDLFNYNDEANKRFIKSIEEEEVIHPDIVRLMSHIFNAHEVWVARIEGHSPTFGVWQLHSIHDFARINEHNYTNTQRILSQEGVLEQVIRYENSKGEVFENLARDILMHVINHSTYHRAQVASMLKKEGIMPPNSDYIFYKREQE
- a CDS encoding pyridoxamine 5'-phosphate oxidase family protein, translated to MGKQFSEISPDQQAFISQQKLFFVGTAAAEGRVSVSPKGMDTFRVIDKNKVVWLNLTGSGNETAAHLQKNNRMTIMFCAFEGKPLILRLYGNAEIFHDRDDTFHQHIGLFPKLAGARQIIVMEVDLVQTSCGFAVPFMDFKEERTQLKNWAEKQGDEKIRNYWKDRNTKSIDGFDTGILNNQQS
- a CDS encoding NUDIX hydrolase; protein product: MTEEQEKISKIFGNRLRTRVCGICIEQEKVLMIRHRSVGKEGYLWAPPGGGLDYGETMENALKREFKEETGLDINVKRFMFVHEFLQPPLHGIELFFEVEIVGGELLRGHDPEMQESVQIIEDVRFMDMTEINSEKADCVHNLFSFCQTKDELLQMNGLYHFVN
- the pyrR gene encoding bifunctional pyr operon transcriptional regulator/uracil phosphoribosyltransferase PyrR, producing the protein MAKINILNSKRLDITISRLSQQLIENHGDFKDSVIVGIQKSGVLLAERIKQRIKELADLDIPLGKLDITFHRDDFRRRDSPLAPNKTEIPFIIEGKNVILVDDVLYTGRSIRSAMDAMMAFGRPSKVEFLTLVDRKYSRHLPIEAKYVGKTVNSIQSQRVIVEWNEQGFAEDNIWLVNQ